A genomic window from Algoriphagus sp. Y33 includes:
- a CDS encoding thymidylate synthase codes for MKQYHELMRKILNEGAVKGDRTGTGTRSIFGHQMRFDLSQGFPVVTTKKLHLRSIIIELLWFLRGESNINYLKDNKVSIWNEWADENGDLGPVYGYQWRHWPDGKGGEIDQIKNLIHQIKTKPDSRRHIVSAWNVADVDNMALPPCHTIFQFYVADGKLSCQLYQRSADVFLGVPFNIASYALFTMMVAQVCGLEAGDFVHTFGDAHLYSNHLEQAELQLSREIRELPTMKINPNVTDIFEFKYEDFELINYDPHPHIKAAVAV; via the coding sequence ATGAAGCAATACCACGAGTTGATGCGCAAAATCCTGAACGAGGGAGCTGTAAAAGGGGATAGAACAGGTACTGGAACCCGGAGTATTTTCGGTCATCAAATGCGGTTTGATTTATCCCAAGGCTTTCCTGTAGTCACCACTAAGAAGCTTCACCTCCGCTCGATCATCATTGAGCTACTCTGGTTTCTAAGAGGAGAATCCAACATCAACTACCTCAAAGACAACAAAGTATCTATCTGGAATGAGTGGGCTGACGAAAACGGAGACTTGGGACCCGTCTACGGCTATCAGTGGAGACATTGGCCAGATGGCAAAGGTGGTGAAATCGATCAAATCAAAAACCTAATCCACCAAATCAAAACTAAACCTGACAGCCGTAGGCATATCGTTAGCGCTTGGAATGTAGCCGATGTCGACAATATGGCTTTGCCTCCCTGTCACACGATTTTCCAATTCTATGTTGCAGACGGTAAACTGAGTTGCCAACTCTACCAGCGAAGTGCAGATGTATTCTTGGGTGTCCCTTTTAACATCGCCTCCTACGCATTGTTCACTATGATGGTAGCTCAGGTATGCGGATTGGAGGCAGGCGATTTCGTTCATACCTTTGGGGATGCCCATTTGTATTCCAATCATTTAGAACAAGCTGAACTCCAATTAAGCAGGGAGATCAGAGAATTGCCTACAATGAAAATCAATCCCAATGTTACCGATATTTTTGAATTTAAATATGAAGATTTCGAATTGATCAATTACGATCCGCATCCACATATCAAGGCCGCAGTTGCAGTGTGA
- a CDS encoding two-component system response regulator — MKKVRIIVIDDDPLSLLIAKKLLKKYLPSDFNYMLEAFQDSKVAFSQVLECDSDPDIRDSNGWITTVLLDINMPGVDGWTFLDMLDEADPESNISVFLHSSSDNESDKDRAKSFGRVCNYITKPLDPLKISVFYSNLVEIAQKM, encoded by the coding sequence ATGAAGAAAGTTAGAATTATAGTAATAGATGATGATCCCTTAAGCTTATTGATTGCTAAAAAGCTCCTTAAGAAGTATCTGCCTTCGGACTTCAATTACATGCTCGAAGCTTTTCAGGATTCTAAAGTAGCATTTAGTCAAGTTTTAGAATGCGATTCAGATCCGGATATACGCGATTCGAATGGTTGGATTACTACCGTATTGCTGGATATAAACATGCCTGGAGTGGATGGTTGGACATTTTTGGATATGCTTGACGAGGCTGATCCTGAATCAAATATCAGTGTTTTTCTACATAGCTCATCTGACAATGAGTCTGATAAGGATAGAGCCAAGAGTTTTGGACGTGTTTGTAATTATATTACGAAGCCTCTTGATCCATTGAAAATCAGTGTTTTTTACTCTAATCTTGTTGAGATAGCACAAAAAATGTGA
- a CDS encoding pyridoxamine 5'-phosphate oxidase family protein: protein MGKKLEFITPELRDFIIDQKIFFVGTAADEGSVNISPKGTDSFRVIDENKIIWLNLTGSGNETAAHLLKNSRMTIMFCAFEGKPLILRLYGNAKIYHRRDSEFQKHIGLFPENTGSRQIIEMDVHLVQTSCGFAVPFMDFKEERNTLNAWSSKQGIEGIEKYWESKNTQSIDGFETEILRN from the coding sequence ATGGGAAAGAAACTCGAATTTATAACTCCTGAATTGAGGGATTTTATTATAGACCAAAAAATATTCTTTGTGGGAACTGCTGCTGATGAAGGGAGTGTGAATATTTCCCCCAAGGGTACCGACTCGTTTAGGGTCATTGATGAAAATAAGATCATTTGGCTCAACTTAACAGGAAGTGGAAATGAAACGGCTGCACATTTATTGAAAAATAGCAGAATGACCATTATGTTTTGTGCCTTCGAAGGAAAGCCGTTGATACTTAGACTGTATGGAAATGCGAAAATTTACCATCGCAGAGACAGTGAGTTTCAGAAGCATATTGGTTTGTTTCCGGAAAATACGGGCTCAAGGCAGATTATAGAGATGGATGTACACTTGGTTCAAACTTCCTGTGGTTTTGCAGTTCCTTTTATGGATTTCAAGGAAGAGCGGAATACGTTGAATGCTTGGTCATCAAAACAGGGGATAGAAGGAATAGAAAAATACTGGGAAAGCAAGAATACCCAAAGTATTGACGGCTTCGAAACGGAAATTCTCCGGAACTGA